One window of the Triticum dicoccoides isolate Atlit2015 ecotype Zavitan chromosome 3B, WEW_v2.0, whole genome shotgun sequence genome contains the following:
- the LOC119278677 gene encoding HMG1/2-like protein, whose translation MVRSNRGSCSDRRGWLASTKTKCGKNSDVPKQPPSAFFLFLQDFRLEYKLEHPNVKVSSVINKAGGDRWRVMSDQDKASYCAMAEHRRAEYTKAMEAYNNPGEPSQHEVAHEVEPADVMYNQGEVGLHEVEHDDAGAIDDHEVEHADVMSYGANLKPWNTGDDPAPADSLVTSITGSGQGMSSSRLRALGFPACMQPSKHAQQAWGHGAMLSCLMILGFALCAGLYLSWR comes from the exons ATGGTGAGGTCCAACAGGGGCAGCTGCAGTGACCGAAG GGGTTGGCTAGCGTCGACGAAGACAAAGTGTGGCAAGAACTCAGACGTGCCCAAGCAGCCTCCCAGTGCCTTTTTTTTGTTTCT ACAGGATTTTAGGCTGGAGTACAAGTTGGAACACCCGAACGTCAAGGTGTCCTCAGTG ATCAACAAAGCAGGTGGTGATCGATGGCGAGTTATGTCTGATCAA GATAAGGCGTCATATTGCGCCATGGCTGAGCACCGTAGAGCAGAGTACACTAAGGCGATGGAAGCGTACAATAACCCAGGGGAACCCAGCCAGCATGAGGTGGCCCACGAGGTGGAGCCGGCTGATGTGATGTACAACCAAGGGGAAGTTGGCCTGCATGAGGTGGAGCATGACGACGCTGGCGCCATCGACGACCACGAGGTGGAGCATGCGGATGTGATGTCGTATGGTGCCAACCTCAAGCCGTGGAACACTGGCGACGACCCAGCACCAGCTGATTCGTTGGTCACCTCCATCACCGGCAGTGGCCAAGGGATGTCGTCAAGTCGGCTTCGCGCTCTCGGCTTCCCTGCTTGCATGCAGCCCAGCAAGCATGCCCAGCAAGCATGGGGGCATGGGGCAATGTTGAGCTGTCTCATGATCTTAGGctttgctttatgtgctggtttgtATCTCTCCTGGCGCTAG